A region from the Rheinheimera mangrovi genome encodes:
- a CDS encoding ETEC_3214 domain-containing protein encodes MSLSVGHLFFQKIRSVAFTLAALVLAIGQWADFRDVVTSTYEGFITHFTDKVELKQLSHVRVGANLSFLETLFGPAKLIKVKDSEKKSQYRYYDNDKFLLALAVENGRVSAYQIISLQEGFQPSIGFSKNLLNSEALQNIQKFDGTFSTDTVNLRYYLEQATLGREGMFFEQQLGFIEYGSGSQTYAELEQINEQLLLAGDNEKLLPIVEKLRAKLIPNVYSIGELSLEQAADMLLTRYEFHAYFAHGKPQ; translated from the coding sequence TTGTCACTTTCAGTCGGTCACCTTTTTTTTCAAAAAATACGATCTGTCGCCTTTACTTTAGCTGCGCTTGTTTTAGCTATAGGTCAATGGGCAGATTTCCGTGATGTTGTTACCTCAACCTACGAAGGTTTTATTACTCACTTCACCGACAAAGTGGAATTGAAACAGCTTTCTCACGTCAGAGTTGGCGCCAACCTTTCCTTCCTTGAAACTTTGTTCGGTCCGGCCAAGCTGATTAAAGTGAAAGATAGTGAAAAAAAATCCCAGTACAGATATTACGACAACGACAAGTTTCTACTGGCTTTAGCAGTCGAGAATGGGCGTGTAAGTGCATACCAGATCATCAGCCTGCAGGAAGGTTTTCAGCCTTCTATCGGTTTTTCAAAGAACCTTTTGAACTCTGAAGCGCTGCAGAACATTCAGAAATTTGATGGCACCTTTTCAACTGACACAGTCAACCTCAGATATTATCTGGAGCAAGCCACTTTAGGCCGGGAAGGTATGTTTTTTGAACAGCAGCTTGGTTTCATTGAGTACGGCTCCGGCTCTCAGACTTATGCGGAACTGGAGCAAATAAACGAGCAATTGCTGCTAGCAGGCGATAATGAAAAACTGTTACCTATAGTCGAAAAGTTACGAGCTAAGCTGATACCTAATGTCTACTCTATTGGCGAGCTATCTCTGGAACAAGCGGCAGATATGCTGTTGACCCGTTATGAGTTTCATGCCTATTTTGCGCACGGGAAACCTCAGTAA
- a CDS encoding LPP20 family lipoprotein, translating into MHIQRVIPFLLFGLFITTQVQASHWWQEPPADNEQYLYGLGQGNTLAEAQQQALADISGKLSTSISASLDRVTQDTGIAYNDSVRRQIRSELKDIELSQFQLVKNRTEKTQTIALVQLDRTKLASLWSNQISEATNKLSSLLQTKTITDYQQWAELKKSLAFAEQSRNLSIRLFALNGTQPGPDFHYAIEQLLKKHPMKVALKGSIPQLNRALLQQFKQSGFVSCSSNCNLTISYQDSTTHDLMFGEYLSSLKVIYEVYERQSLIATSEKSVQVTSVSSHSSADEGSVSALVKDLQNRGLFEVVGLEL; encoded by the coding sequence ATGCATATTCAGCGCGTTATACCTTTTTTACTATTTGGTCTTTTCATTACAACTCAAGTTCAGGCATCGCACTGGTGGCAAGAACCACCTGCGGACAATGAGCAGTATCTTTATGGGCTTGGCCAGGGCAATACTCTGGCGGAAGCGCAACAACAGGCACTGGCAGATATATCAGGAAAACTCAGCACCAGTATCTCAGCGTCTCTTGATCGAGTCACGCAGGATACAGGTATCGCCTACAACGACTCAGTCCGTCGTCAAATCCGCAGTGAACTTAAGGACATTGAACTGAGCCAGTTTCAATTAGTAAAAAACAGGACAGAGAAAACGCAAACGATAGCCTTGGTGCAATTAGACAGGACAAAACTGGCGAGCTTATGGAGCAACCAGATTAGTGAAGCGACCAACAAGTTATCGTCTCTGCTGCAGACAAAGACCATTACCGATTATCAGCAATGGGCTGAACTTAAAAAGTCTTTAGCATTTGCTGAACAAAGTAGAAACCTGAGCATAAGGTTGTTTGCACTGAATGGTACCCAACCAGGACCTGACTTCCATTACGCGATAGAACAGTTGCTAAAAAAACACCCGATGAAGGTCGCACTGAAAGGTTCAATACCGCAATTAAACAGAGCTTTGCTGCAGCAATTTAAGCAAAGTGGATTCGTCAGTTGCAGTTCAAACTGCAACTTGACCATTAGCTATCAGGACAGCACAACTCACGATCTGATGTTTGGCGAATATTTAAGTAGCCTGAAGGTTATTTATGAAGTGTATGAACGTCAAAGCCTCATAGCGACGTCAGAAAAAAGCGTACAAGTGACATCTGTATCCAGTCATAGCTCCGCTGATGAAGGTTCTGTCTCAGCGCTAGTAAAAGACCTGCAGAATCGCGGCCTATTTGAAGTGGTAGGACTCGAATTATAA
- a CDS encoding LPP20 family lipoprotein encodes MKLKLCTLVLSTLFSGCASTTEKINYDHCMFPDAPKKSAPGWICDQPVEGLYMQAVGYSAKLASGPGMMKDIAAAEARNQLATSFSTDVASKLTRVTSEKLAGPQSASTDTIERIQKNVSAMEIVNSKIYRTQYSPSGNMYVLIGIDAKAYEQNINKLLNQSVDTENPELYRKFLLQEAEAALDKAAEKLK; translated from the coding sequence ATGAAACTTAAATTATGTACCCTTGTTTTATCGACCTTGTTTTCGGGTTGTGCGTCTACTACCGAAAAAATCAATTACGACCATTGTATGTTCCCTGATGCACCAAAAAAGTCTGCACCAGGATGGATCTGTGATCAACCTGTCGAAGGACTATATATGCAGGCTGTGGGCTACTCTGCCAAGCTAGCATCTGGCCCGGGAATGATGAAAGATATCGCCGCAGCGGAAGCACGTAATCAATTGGCTACGTCGTTCAGTACAGATGTAGCGTCAAAATTGACCCGTGTAACATCCGAAAAACTGGCAGGTCCCCAGTCTGCTTCCACAGATACGATAGAACGGATCCAGAAAAACGTATCGGCAATGGAAATAGTGAACTCAAAAATTTACCGTACACAATACAGCCCTTCAGGAAATATGTATGTATTGATAGGTATTGACGCTAAAGCTTATGAGCAAAATATCAATAAGTTGCTCAATCAGTCGGTTGATACAGAGAATCCTGAGTTATATCGCAAGTTCTTATTACAGGAGGCAGAAGCTGCTCTGGATAAAGCTGCGGAGAAGCTCAAATGA
- a CDS encoding transglycosylase SLT domain-containing protein, whose product MKHACSLVFYVFLIMGCCSATAQTDYEAWKHQHLQRYKSFSQDYQNRYREFKKRLAPKWGEEPELSSNSSFVSYSKDLNQKTVLDFDKQEIRVEILEGNGSVTTAQDIKQTILQFTSQSVSAAAAEDPLLSDVNVSDTRSLAVAMVPDQSFAAAIEQSVVEVQETKVNPAPEHPGSTVSAKTGTAAEKRVKQYTVKLGNKNLLQHRAAAYKEYVSKASKEYKLDSSLLLAIMQVESSFNPMAQSPIPAFGLMQIVPESAGKDVNTRVFKIKKAPSPEQLFAPAHNIKFGSAYLNILETNYLSSVTDPLSRHYCVIAAYNTGAGNVASVFHPKREKAVAEAIKVINTLTPKQVYEKLITELPYDETRKYLRKVTEAIPNYATELSDAARTSK is encoded by the coding sequence ATGAAACACGCCTGTAGCTTAGTCTTCTATGTATTTTTGATAATGGGTTGTTGTTCAGCAACAGCCCAAACCGACTATGAAGCTTGGAAGCATCAACATCTGCAACGATACAAGAGCTTTAGCCAAGACTACCAGAATAGATACAGGGAGTTTAAAAAACGTTTGGCCCCAAAATGGGGAGAGGAGCCTGAGTTATCCAGTAATAGCAGCTTTGTCAGCTATTCCAAAGACTTAAATCAAAAGACTGTACTCGACTTTGACAAGCAAGAGATCCGTGTGGAAATTCTGGAAGGCAACGGAAGTGTCACCACAGCACAGGACATAAAACAGACTATCTTGCAATTTACTTCACAATCCGTATCGGCTGCCGCAGCTGAAGACCCATTATTATCGGACGTGAATGTTAGTGACACGCGAAGTCTGGCTGTTGCCATGGTGCCAGATCAATCATTTGCAGCAGCGATAGAACAGTCGGTAGTAGAAGTACAGGAAACGAAGGTAAATCCTGCACCAGAGCATCCGGGGTCGACTGTATCAGCAAAAACTGGCACAGCGGCAGAAAAGCGTGTCAAACAATATACAGTCAAGCTGGGCAACAAAAACTTGCTGCAGCACAGAGCGGCCGCATATAAAGAATATGTAAGTAAAGCCTCCAAAGAGTACAAATTGGACAGCTCACTGTTGCTGGCAATAATGCAAGTTGAATCCAGTTTTAACCCCATGGCACAGTCGCCCATTCCAGCTTTTGGCTTAATGCAGATAGTTCCTGAGAGCGCGGGAAAAGACGTCAATACTAGGGTATTTAAGATCAAAAAAGCACCGAGTCCAGAACAGTTGTTTGCACCAGCTCACAATATTAAGTTTGGTAGCGCTTATTTGAATATTCTTGAGACAAATTATCTGTCCAGTGTTACAGATCCACTCAGCAGACATTATTGTGTAATAGCCGCATACAACACCGGAGCAGGCAATGTAGCCAGCGTATTTCATCCAAAACGTGAAAAGGCGGTTGCTGAAGCTATAAAGGTAATCAACACACTGACACCTAAGCAAGTGTACGAGAAACTGATTACAGAATTACCCTATGATGAAACTCGGAAGTATTTGCGCAAAGTAACAGAAGCTATTCCAAACTATGCGACAGAGCTTTCCGACGCTGCAAGGACAAGCAAATAA
- a CDS encoding DUF1272 domain-containing protein has protein sequence MLELRPNCECCDTDLAPADQAYICSFECTFCPECMHQLAGICPNCSGELVKRPIRPASKLAGNPPSATRVFNPDCKTNTAP, from the coding sequence ATGTTAGAACTCAGACCAAACTGCGAGTGTTGTGATACGGATTTAGCGCCAGCAGATCAGGCTTATATCTGCTCTTTTGAATGTACCTTTTGTCCGGAGTGCATGCACCAACTGGCAGGGATTTGTCCAAATTGCAGCGGGGAGCTGGTCAAAAGGCCGATACGCCCAGCCTCTAAATTAGCAGGCAATCCGCCTTCTGCTACAAGGGTGTTTAACCCCGACTGCAAAACAAATACAGCACCTTAG
- a CDS encoding glutamate-5-semialdehyde dehydrogenase codes for MTSVNIKAICQQAKIAALQLAQLSETDKNQLLLAMADQLEADTALILAGNAKDMAAGREKQLAEAMLDRLLLTEERIKTLANAVRYIAALPDPVGQIRQMAPRPNGIQVGKMRIPLGVIAMIYEARPNVTADAGALCLKSGNAVILRGGREALQSSLAIAASLHKAMENQGVNPAAISVIPDPDRALLLELLQQKDSVDLVIPRGGEGLIHFVSDHSKIPVIQHYKGICHLYVDKAADLDKAMALLLNGKTQRPGVCNSLETLLVHQSIAPEFLALVSAAFEEKQVEVFACDLSLPYFSQASKADEAQYDTEYLRLAMSVKTVASYGEAVSHIQRHSSGHTEVICTQDISTAQRFLKQINSAVVMVNASSRFSDGGELGLGAEIGISTSKLHAYGPMGLESLTTEKYIVIGDGQTR; via the coding sequence ATGACTAGTGTGAATATTAAAGCCATTTGCCAGCAAGCCAAAATCGCGGCTTTGCAACTGGCTCAGTTATCCGAAACTGATAAAAATCAGTTATTGCTGGCTATGGCTGATCAGTTAGAAGCCGACACAGCTTTGATTCTGGCAGGCAATGCCAAAGATATGGCGGCAGGGCGCGAAAAACAGTTAGCAGAGGCCATGCTCGACAGGTTATTACTCACCGAAGAGCGAATTAAAACCTTAGCCAATGCAGTGCGTTACATAGCTGCTTTACCAGACCCTGTAGGCCAAATCCGTCAGATGGCGCCACGACCAAATGGTATTCAGGTGGGTAAAATGCGGATCCCGCTGGGCGTCATCGCCATGATTTACGAGGCCAGGCCTAATGTCACAGCAGACGCTGGCGCTTTATGTTTAAAGTCTGGCAATGCGGTGATATTACGCGGTGGTCGTGAAGCTCTGCAGTCCAGTCTGGCTATTGCCGCTTCGTTGCATAAAGCGATGGAAAATCAAGGCGTCAACCCTGCAGCTATCAGTGTGATCCCCGATCCGGACCGGGCTTTATTGCTGGAACTACTGCAGCAAAAAGATTCGGTTGATTTAGTGATACCAAGAGGCGGCGAAGGTTTAATCCATTTTGTCAGCGACCACAGCAAAATACCTGTGATCCAGCATTACAAAGGTATCTGCCATTTGTATGTCGACAAAGCGGCCGATCTGGATAAAGCCATGGCGTTATTGCTCAATGGTAAAACCCAAAGGCCTGGGGTTTGTAATTCGCTGGAAACCTTATTAGTGCATCAGTCGATAGCGCCAGAGTTTTTAGCTCTGGTGTCTGCGGCTTTTGAAGAAAAACAGGTGGAGGTGTTTGCCTGCGATTTGTCTTTGCCTTATTTCAGTCAGGCCAGCAAAGCGGATGAAGCGCAATATGATACCGAGTATTTACGTTTAGCTATGTCAGTGAAAACTGTGGCCAGTTATGGCGAGGCCGTATCTCATATCCAGCGCCATAGCTCAGGTCATACCGAGGTAATTTGCACTCAGGATATCAGCACAGCGCAGAGGTTTTTAAAGCAAATTAACAGCGCTGTGGTGATGGTGAATGCGTCTTCACGCTTTAGTGACGGTGGCGAGCTGGGTTTAGGGGCTGAAATTGGTATTTCTACCTCTAAGCTGCACGCCTACGGCCCTATGGGGCTGGAGTCGCTCACTACAGAAAAATACATAGTGATAGGGGACGGCCAAACCCGCTAA
- the proB gene encoding glutamate 5-kinase has translation MGFMAGLKWRRLVLKVGSALIAPEAKGCSTRYLLAIAGFISECRQQGVEVVLVSSGSVAAGRAAIPFAHHPLPINVKQAMAAVGQTRMMQSWRNLLDFDCAQILLTHDDLQHRNRYLNIHNTLRTLLDHGVLPIVNENDTVATAELKVGDNDNLAALVATVVDADALIICSDVDGLYTANPRADSNALLIPEVHQITPEIYAMAGGSHHAIGTGGMTTKLQAASKATSQGIDTLIINGQKADSFAALLAGKACGTLFHKQQERLSAKKHWLLHSLKTRGELQLDSGAVQALLHKGASLLPKGISSISGDFDKGDAIWLCDQAGKQLAKGISQYSVAELGKIRGVHSQQIESILGYCPSEVVVHRDDLALVEG, from the coding sequence ATGGGTTTTATGGCAGGGTTAAAGTGGCGACGTCTGGTGCTGAAAGTGGGCAGTGCCCTGATCGCACCGGAAGCAAAAGGTTGCTCCACTCGTTATTTGCTGGCGATCGCTGGGTTTATCAGCGAGTGCAGGCAACAAGGGGTTGAAGTGGTATTGGTCTCTTCAGGTAGTGTGGCTGCAGGCCGCGCTGCTATTCCCTTTGCCCATCACCCCTTACCCATTAACGTTAAACAAGCTATGGCTGCTGTAGGCCAAACCCGCATGATGCAAAGCTGGCGTAACTTGCTCGACTTTGACTGCGCACAAATTCTGCTGACACATGATGATTTGCAGCACCGTAACCGTTATTTAAATATCCACAATACGCTGCGTACTTTGCTCGATCACGGTGTGCTGCCTATCGTCAATGAAAACGATACTGTGGCGACAGCTGAACTAAAAGTGGGTGATAACGACAATCTGGCCGCTTTGGTCGCGACTGTTGTCGATGCCGATGCCTTAATTATTTGCTCTGATGTCGACGGTTTATATACCGCCAATCCACGTGCTGACAGCAATGCGCTGCTTATTCCTGAAGTGCATCAAATCACACCGGAGATTTATGCCATGGCCGGCGGCAGTCATCATGCCATTGGCACAGGGGGCATGACCACCAAGTTGCAGGCGGCCAGTAAAGCCACTTCACAAGGCATTGATACCTTAATTATTAACGGCCAGAAAGCTGACAGCTTCGCAGCACTCTTGGCTGGTAAAGCTTGTGGCACGCTGTTTCATAAACAGCAAGAGCGTTTAAGTGCAAAAAAACACTGGTTATTACACAGTTTAAAAACCCGCGGTGAGCTGCAACTCGACAGCGGCGCCGTGCAGGCTTTATTGCATAAAGGCGCCTCTTTGCTGCCAAAAGGCATCAGCAGTATCAGCGGTGATTTTGATAAAGGTGATGCGATTTGGTTGTGTGACCAAGCCGGTAAACAGCTGGCAAAAGGCATCAGTCAATACAGTGTGGCTGAGCTTGGTAAAATCCGTGGCGTGCACAGCCAGCAAATTGAAAGTATTTTGGGGTATTGCCCAAGCGAAGTTGTGGTGCACCGCGACGATTTAGCTTTGGTAGAGGGCTGA
- a CDS encoding gamma-glutamylcyclotransferase: MSHNTIALNQQRQPLDHLDSVWLFGYGSLIYKTDFDYVVAKPACIYGWERRFWQGSHDHRGTPEAPGRVLTLIESPGARCAGMAYQVTPATFEHLDHREKNGYLRIFTPLHWLNETGEVQGVVYLARPDNEAYLGPDTEAAIAAHIARSHGPSGPNSEYLLQLAQALRDMNEQDEHVFAIERELLRQLKQT; this comes from the coding sequence ATGTCGCACAACACTATTGCACTAAACCAACAGCGCCAACCTTTGGATCACCTCGACTCTGTCTGGCTCTTTGGTTACGGCTCACTGATTTATAAAACTGACTTTGACTATGTGGTTGCTAAACCAGCCTGCATTTATGGTTGGGAACGCCGCTTTTGGCAGGGCTCACATGATCATCGTGGTACGCCTGAGGCGCCTGGACGGGTGTTAACCCTGATTGAATCACCTGGCGCACGTTGCGCCGGCATGGCTTATCAAGTAACACCAGCGACCTTTGAACATTTGGACCATCGTGAAAAAAATGGCTATTTGCGTATATTTACCCCACTACACTGGCTGAATGAAACAGGTGAAGTGCAAGGCGTGGTGTATTTAGCCCGCCCAGATAATGAGGCTTATCTGGGCCCGGATACAGAAGCAGCTATAGCAGCGCATATAGCGCGAAGTCATGGTCCAAGTGGGCCTAACAGTGAATACCTGCTTCAGCTGGCGCAGGCGCTGCGCGATATGAATGAGCAAGACGAACATGTGTTTGCTATTGAGCGCGAACTGTTAAGGCAACTAAAGCAAACCTAA
- a CDS encoding OmpA family protein has protein sequence MIAKQLGLVALCSTLVLSGCASMNIAPENQNTAKGAAIGAGVGAVLGKATGNHKNKRLAIGAAIGALAGAAVGRYMDHQEMALRDQLSGTGVKVHRDGDILRLEIPSQITFAVNQSAIQPQLYPVLNDVAKVLGEYDKTMLVISGHTDDTGAYDYNMQLSKKRAESVKDYLVAQRLNPIRIETQGLGPSYPAVPNNSESNRAMNRRVEIHIEAITQ, from the coding sequence ATGATAGCCAAACAGTTAGGTTTAGTTGCCTTATGCAGCACTTTAGTTTTATCCGGTTGTGCCAGTATGAATATTGCGCCGGAAAACCAGAACACAGCCAAAGGCGCCGCTATAGGTGCTGGCGTGGGTGCAGTGCTGGGTAAAGCTACAGGCAATCATAAAAACAAAAGACTGGCCATTGGTGCTGCTATTGGCGCTTTAGCTGGTGCCGCTGTAGGTCGTTATATGGACCATCAGGAAATGGCATTGCGTGATCAGTTATCCGGTACTGGTGTCAAAGTGCACCGTGACGGCGATATTTTGCGTTTAGAAATTCCATCCCAAATCACCTTTGCTGTGAATCAATCCGCCATCCAGCCTCAGCTGTATCCGGTGTTAAACGACGTTGCAAAAGTACTGGGTGAATACGACAAAACTATGTTGGTCATCAGCGGTCATACGGACGATACCGGTGCTTACGACTACAATATGCAGCTGTCGAAAAAACGGGCTGAAAGCGTCAAAGATTATTTAGTAGCGCAGCGTTTGAACCCAATTCGGATTGAAACTCAGGGTTTAGGCCCAAGCTACCCGGCAGTGCCAAACAATTCGGAAAGCAACAGAGCCATGAACCGCCGCGTTGAGATACATATCGAAGCCATCACCCAGTGA
- a CDS encoding EamA family transporter, with protein MGLLWLVTLIWAFSFSLIGEFLSGRVDPYLAVSSRMLLALVLFLPWLLKSTSSKTQAMALAAIGAIQLGLMYLLLYHSFLYLTVAEVLLFTILTPAYISILDYFWRYKKLHLRWLGPALLAILGALVIRYQNLSADFWWGLVLIQAANLCFAFGQVAYRQLDLGSTGSQRYNFGWFFVGATLISLLATALFADWNKIPRTTLDYSILVWLGLVASGLGYWLWNAGARQVNANQLAVMNNVLIPAGLLVNFVFWQHNVNWWTFCIGTALIILSLFWAGRTT; from the coding sequence ATGGGTTTATTGTGGTTAGTTACGCTGATTTGGGCTTTTAGTTTTTCCCTGATTGGCGAATTTTTGTCTGGCCGGGTAGACCCTTATCTGGCGGTCAGTAGCCGTATGCTGCTGGCTTTAGTGTTATTCCTGCCCTGGCTATTAAAAAGCACCAGCTCTAAAACTCAGGCTATGGCTCTTGCCGCCATTGGCGCTATACAACTGGGGCTGATGTACCTGCTGCTGTATCACAGTTTTCTGTATTTAACTGTGGCCGAAGTGCTGCTGTTTACCATTCTGACCCCTGCCTATATCTCTATACTGGATTACTTCTGGCGTTATAAAAAGCTGCATCTGCGCTGGTTAGGCCCTGCTCTGCTGGCTATTCTGGGTGCTTTAGTGATTCGTTATCAAAACTTAAGCGCAGATTTCTGGTGGGGTTTAGTGCTGATACAAGCGGCCAACTTATGTTTTGCTTTTGGTCAGGTGGCTTATCGCCAGCTGGATTTGGGTTCTACGGGCTCACAACGCTATAACTTCGGTTGGTTTTTTGTTGGTGCCACTCTCATCAGCTTACTGGCGACAGCTTTATTTGCTGACTGGAACAAGATACCAAGGACCACTCTGGATTACAGCATTTTAGTCTGGTTAGGCCTGGTGGCTTCTGGTTTAGGCTATTGGCTGTGGAACGCAGGCGCGCGGCAAGTGAATGCTAACCAGTTGGCCGTGATGAATAATGTCTTAATTCCTGCAGGTTTACTGGTGAACTTTGTATTCTGGCAACACAACGTTAATTGGTGGACATTTTGTATAGGAACAGCACTTATTATTTTATCTTTGTTCTGGGCGGGTCGTACTACCTGA
- the speE gene encoding polyamine aminopropyltransferase, with translation MSGDNKWFTEIFTASGSAFGLAITKKLDEVQSPFQHIEMFETTHFGNLMVIDGVIMLSSRDNFLYHEMLSHPVLFTHPAPKQVVIIGGGDCGTLREVLKHPDIEQVTQIDIDEQVTRMAEKYFPELCASNNDPRATLKFADGIQFMRDAEPESLDVVIVDSTDPIGPGEGLFNRAFYESCLKALRPGGILVQQSESPLIHMPLLKAMRDAMTDAGFADLQSLLFPQMVYPSGWWTCTLARKDSKFEGFRVDAAQNPAFETQYYNAEVHQAAMALPNFVKKAFAEQ, from the coding sequence ATGTCGGGCGACAACAAATGGTTCACCGAAATTTTTACGGCCAGTGGTAGTGCTTTTGGTTTGGCCATCACCAAAAAACTGGATGAGGTGCAGTCGCCTTTTCAACATATCGAAATGTTTGAGACCACGCATTTTGGTAATCTGATGGTGATTGATGGCGTGATTATGCTGAGCAGCCGTGACAATTTCCTTTATCACGAAATGTTAAGCCACCCGGTTTTATTTACTCACCCGGCGCCAAAACAAGTGGTGATTATAGGTGGTGGTGACTGTGGTACTTTGCGCGAAGTATTAAAACACCCTGATATCGAACAAGTCACCCAAATTGATATCGACGAACAAGTCACCCGCATGGCGGAAAAATACTTCCCAGAGCTTTGTGCATCCAACAACGATCCACGCGCGACCTTAAAATTTGCCGACGGTATTCAGTTTATGCGTGACGCTGAACCAGAATCTTTAGACGTTGTGATCGTCGACTCCACAGACCCTATAGGCCCGGGCGAAGGATTATTTAACAGAGCATTTTATGAAAGCTGCTTAAAAGCACTGCGCCCAGGCGGTATTTTAGTGCAACAAAGTGAGTCGCCTCTTATTCATATGCCGCTGCTGAAAGCCATGCGTGATGCCATGACAGACGCTGGTTTTGCTGATTTACAAAGCTTGTTGTTCCCACAGATGGTCTATCCATCCGGCTGGTGGACTTGTACTTTGGCCCGCAAAGACAGCAAATTTGAAGGCTTCCGTGTGGACGCTGCACAAAATCCTGCCTTTGAAACTCAGTACTACAATGCAGAAGTGCATCAGGCCGCTATGGCTTTGCCTAATTTTGTAAAGAAGGCTTTTGCAGAGCAGTAA